One window from the genome of Buchnera aphidicola str. Ua (Uroleucon ambrosiae) encodes:
- a CDS encoding NADH-quinone oxidoreductase subunit M has product MLLSLLIIIPLLSSIFSLFSYKIKKTIPRWIALLGTILIFFITIIIFLEDYNSFFMINNHFNWSRQLIIPWIIRFGIEFNIAIDGFSIIMLLFASVLSIIAILSSWNEIKENEGFFYCNFMFVMTGIIGIFIACDLFLFFCFWEIMLLPMYFLIVLWSDQNKKNKIIIAANKFFIYGQTSGLILLSSILLIVFSYYHSTNILTFNYNILLHANINKDVEYIAMIGFFLAFIIKMPIVPLHGWLPNLHSKSISCGSVEIIGVLFKTAPYALIRYNLVLFPNTTNIFAPIAMFLGLLSIFYGAWIAFSQKNIKKFIAYSSISHMGLILIAIYSNNEIALQGIIIQILSSSLTTTALCILSGQLYKFFQTHNINVMRGLWSCIYWVPGLSLFFALSNLGIPGTGNFIGEFLILSGVFQIFPFIAILATIGIVFSSVYSLNFIQNIFYGSCEANNSVMFIPKRILFITILLVCILIFLGLYPQAIINISYNSIHTIQKRI; this is encoded by the coding sequence ATGTTACTTTCTTTGTTAATTATCATTCCGTTGTTAAGTAGTATTTTTTCTTTATTTTCTTACAAAATAAAGAAAACAATACCTCGTTGGATTGCTTTATTAGGAACAATTTTAATTTTTTTTATCACAATTATAATATTTCTTGAAGATTATAATAGTTTTTTTATGATTAATAATCATTTCAATTGGAGTCGTCAATTAATTATACCGTGGATTATACGATTTGGTATTGAATTTAATATTGCGATCGATGGATTTTCGATTATTATGCTTTTATTTGCTTCTGTTTTATCTATTATAGCAATTTTATCTTCTTGGAATGAAATAAAAGAAAATGAAGGTTTTTTTTATTGTAATTTTATGTTTGTGATGACTGGAATTATTGGTATTTTTATAGCTTGTGATTTATTTTTATTTTTTTGTTTTTGGGAAATTATGTTACTTCCAATGTATTTTTTAATTGTTTTATGGAGTGATCAAAATAAAAAAAATAAAATTATTATTGCTGCCAATAAGTTTTTTATATACGGACAAACCTCTGGTTTAATATTATTATCATCTATTTTATTAATAGTTTTTAGTTATTATCACAGTACTAATATATTGACGTTTAATTATAATATACTTCTTCATGCAAATATAAATAAAGATGTAGAATATATTGCGATGATAGGTTTTTTTTTAGCATTTATTATAAAAATGCCTATTGTTCCATTACATGGATGGTTACCAAATTTACATTCTAAATCTATTTCTTGTGGATCCGTTGAAATTATTGGTGTTTTATTTAAAACTGCTCCTTATGCATTAATACGATATAATTTAGTTTTATTTCCTAATACCACTAATATATTTGCTCCAATAGCAATGTTTTTAGGTTTATTGAGTATATTTTATGGTGCTTGGATAGCTTTTTCACAAAAAAATATTAAAAAATTTATTGCTTATTCTTCTATTTCTCATATGGGATTAATTTTAATTGCCATTTATAGCAATAATGAAATCGCACTGCAAGGTATTATTATTCAAATTTTATCAAGTAGTTTAACTACGACAGCTTTATGTATTCTATCTGGACAATTATATAAATTTTTTCAAACTCACAATATTAATGTTATGAGAGGTTTGTGGTCTTGTATTTATTGGGTTCCAGGTTTATCTTTATTTTTTGCTTTATCAAATTTAGGAATTCCAGGAACTGGTAATTTTATTGGTGAATTTCTAATTCTATCTGGTGTTTTTCAAATTTTTCCATTTATTGCAATTTTAGCAACAATTGGCATCGTTTTTTCTTCTGTTTATTCTTTAAATTTTATACAAAATATTTTTTATGGTTCATGTGAAGCAAATAATTCTGTTATGTTTATTCCAAAACGAATATTATTTATCACGATCTTATTAGTATGTATATTAATTTTTCTAGGTTTGTATCCACAAGCTATTATAAACATTTCGTATAATTCTATACATACGATTCAAAAAAGAATTTAA
- a CDS encoding NADH-quinone oxidoreductase subunit N, producing the protein MTINLQQLTALLPLLIMIFTAMTVILSISYNRNHFFVALLSIFGFISSFCSLYLLIKILPIDINGLFYITHYSILYISMIILSSISTCVFGYEWLKSYAYNKEEFYFLIIISHLGAIALIISHHMASFFINIEILSLPIFGLISYSHYQKYSLEAAFKYIILSGVSSSFLLFGIAWIYSVSGDLSFTSIIPLLNNISTNEVLVVLFGISMILLSLFFKLSIVPFHLWTPDIYQGTPAAVLSFFSTSGKIAVFSVLLNFLSHVSYSNKTIYFILSLIIILSILFGNLMALFQNNIKRLFGYSSISQLGYLLIIFLVSNKNYLFSLEASAIYLYSYLFSNIAFFGIMNFITHKYKTNNVDLLNSYQGLFWSHPLLSIILTLVFLSLSGIPMTLGFIGKFYILSIIIKEHLWIIGSAFLISTLLGLYCYLRVILNLYLQPLHLVKNQINISSDWVYTPSGMIIFISGMLLFILGIYPNELIYLVQLSI; encoded by the coding sequence ATGACAATAAATTTACAACAATTAACAGCGCTGCTGCCTTTGTTGATTATGATATTTACTGCAATGACGGTAATATTATCTATTTCTTATAATCGAAATCACTTTTTTGTTGCTCTATTAAGTATATTTGGATTTATCTCTTCATTTTGTTCATTATATTTATTAATCAAAATTTTACCAATAGATATTAATGGTTTATTTTATATAACCCATTATTCTATTTTATATATTAGTATGATTATACTATCCAGTATTAGTACTTGCGTGTTTGGATATGAATGGTTAAAAAGTTATGCTTATAATAAAGAAGAATTTTATTTTTTAATAATTATTTCACATTTAGGAGCGATAGCATTAATTATATCTCATCATATGGCTTCTTTTTTTATTAATATTGAAATATTGTCATTACCAATTTTTGGTTTAATTTCTTATTCGCATTATCAAAAATATTCTTTAGAAGCTGCTTTTAAATATATTATTTTATCTGGTGTGTCATCTAGTTTTTTGCTATTTGGTATCGCATGGATTTATTCCGTTTCTGGAGATTTAAGTTTTACGTCTATTATTCCACTTTTAAATAATATTTCTACTAATGAAGTATTAGTTGTATTATTTGGAATCAGTATGATACTTTTATCACTATTTTTCAAATTATCTATTGTACCATTTCATCTATGGACACCTGATATTTATCAAGGCACTCCTGCAGCTGTATTATCTTTTTTTTCTACTTCTGGTAAAATTGCTGTTTTTAGTGTTTTGTTAAATTTTTTATCACACGTTTCTTATTCAAATAAAACAATATATTTTATATTATCATTAATAATTATTCTTTCTATATTATTTGGAAATTTGATGGCTTTATTTCAAAATAATATTAAACGATTATTTGGTTATTCGTCTATATCTCAATTAGGATATCTTCTTATAATATTTTTAGTATCAAATAAGAATTATTTATTTTCTTTAGAAGCTAGTGCAATATATTTGTATAGTTATCTTTTTAGTAATATAGCATTTTTTGGTATTATGAATTTTATTACACATAAATATAAAACTAATAATGTAGATTTGTTAAATTCATATCAAGGATTGTTTTGGTCTCATCCTCTTTTATCTATTATACTTACTTTAGTATTTTTATCTTTATCTGGTATTCCTATGACATTAGGATTTATTGGTAAATTTTATATATTATCTATTATTATAAAAGAGCATTTATGGATCATAGGTTCAGCATTTTTAATTAGCACTTTATTAGGTCTCTATTGTTATTTAAGAGTTATCTTAAATTTATATTTACAGCCATTACATTTGGTAAAAAATCAAATTAATATATCTAGTGATTGGGTTTATACTCCATCTGGAATGATAATATTTATTTCAGGAATGCTCTTGTTTATTTTAGGTATATATCCAAATGAATTAATTTATTTAGTTCAATTATCTATTTAA
- the folC gene encoding bifunctional tetrahydrofolate synthase/dihydrofolate synthase, with protein sequence MINKNYSLSMWLKKLERLNTKKTVNLTKLKWIAQKLDVLHFKSFIFTVAGTNGKGTTCKMLEQLLLYSGYQVGLYTSPHLFDYKERIRVNGLVLNAEDHISSFQNIELIRQSISLTYFEFITLSALILFKRYLLDFIILEVGLGGRLDATNIINSDVSIITNIGIDHVNVLGKDRESIAREKSGIFRENKIAVIGETNIPNSMNKIALEKKTILKKINIDWFWNKKDNYWNFIHPNVQLYNLPITQIPLSNAALALSSIYYSGIQIDQNIIRKYIATIQLPGRFEIISVSPYVIRDVAHNPDAALYLFNKLDEMHITGKIHAVVGILQDKDILGIINQLKNKIDYWWTSPLKNIRTATKIQLKHAFPIHNTSIFNSIHEAYKTVSMIAKKEDLILIFGSFFAISELFS encoded by the coding sequence ATGATTAATAAAAACTATTCTTTATCTATGTGGCTTAAAAAATTAGAACGATTAAATACAAAAAAAACAGTTAATCTTACTAAATTAAAATGGATTGCACAAAAATTAGATGTTTTGCATTTTAAATCTTTTATTTTTACAGTAGCCGGAACAAATGGTAAAGGCACGACTTGTAAAATGTTAGAACAATTATTGTTGTATTCAGGTTATCAAGTAGGATTATATACATCTCCTCATTTATTTGATTATAAAGAAAGAATACGAGTTAATGGATTGGTATTAAATGCAGAAGATCATATTTCTTCTTTTCAAAATATCGAACTTATAAGACAGTCTATTTCATTAACATATTTTGAATTTATTACGCTCTCAGCTTTAATCTTATTTAAAAGATATCTATTAGATTTTATAATATTAGAAGTCGGTTTAGGAGGAAGATTAGATGCGACTAATATTATTAATTCTGATGTATCTATAATAACTAATATTGGTATAGATCATGTGAATGTATTAGGTAAAGATCGTGAAAGTATTGCACGTGAAAAATCTGGTATATTTAGAGAAAATAAAATTGCTGTAATTGGTGAAACGAACATTCCAAATTCTATGAATAAAATAGCTTTAGAAAAAAAAACAATATTAAAAAAAATTAATATAGATTGGTTTTGGAACAAGAAAGATAATTATTGGAATTTTATTCATCCTAATGTTCAATTATATAACTTACCTATCACTCAAATACCCTTGTCTAATGCTGCTTTGGCTTTATCTTCTATTTATTATTCTGGTATTCAAATTGATCAAAACATTATAAGAAAATATATTGCTACTATTCAATTGCCAGGTAGATTTGAAATAATTTCTGTTTCTCCTTATGTTATTAGAGATGTTGCTCATAATCCTGATGCTGCATTATATTTATTTAATAAATTAGATGAAATGCATATCACAGGTAAAATACATGCAGTAGTAGGAATATTACAAGATAAAGATATTTTAGGTATTATAAATCAATTAAAAAACAAAATTGATTATTGGTGGACATCACCTTTAAAAAATATTCGTACTGCTACTAAAATACAATTAAAACATGCATTTCCTATTCATAATACATCTATATTTAATAGTATACATGAAGCTTATAAAACAGTGTCTATGATAGCAAAAAAAGAAGATCTTATTTTAATTTTTGGTTCTTTTTTTGCTATTTCAGAACTTTTTTCTTAA
- a CDS encoding CvpA family protein — MFVLDYIIIFTIVISFFFGLLRGLYQEIISLFFLFWNFYFFSKYNYFFYFFKNSIQSIFLTHNTLIFVMIFFFIIKRIINFYVKKIVTKLNVTYYNIFLGGIFGIFRGIILVYFILFILSYFSKVYYNYYIHHSIFIHFFYYMYNFLLY, encoded by the coding sequence ATGTTTGTATTAGATTATATAATCATTTTTACTATTGTGATCTCATTTTTTTTTGGATTATTACGTGGTTTGTATCAAGAAATAATTTCTTTGTTTTTTTTATTTTGGAATTTTTATTTTTTTAGTAAATATAATTACTTTTTTTATTTTTTTAAAAATTCTATTCAAAGTATTTTTTTAACACATAATACTCTAATATTCGTCATGATATTTTTTTTTATTATAAAGCGTATTATAAATTTTTATGTAAAAAAAATTGTTACAAAACTAAATGTAACTTATTATAATATTTTTTTAGGAGGTATATTTGGAATCTTTAGAGGTATAATATTAGTATATTTTATACTGTTTATTTTAAGTTATTTTAGTAAAGTTTATTATAATTATTATATACATCATTCTATATTCATTCATTTTTTTTATTATATGTATAATTTTTTATTATATTAA
- a CDS encoding ribose-phosphate pyrophosphokinase: MPDMKLFSGNSIPKLAKYIANRLYINLGNASVGRFSDGEISVQINENVRGGDVFIIQSTCSPTNDNIMELVVMVDALRRASAGRITAVIPYFGYARQDRRVRSARVPITAKVVADFLSSIGVDRVLTVDLHAEQIQGFFDVPVDNVFGSLILLEDMLQRELKNPIVVSPDIGGVVRARAIAKLLYDTDMAIIDKRRPHANVSQIMHIIGDVANRDCILVDDMIDTGGTLCKAAEALKERGAKRVFAYATHPIFSGDAAVNLKNSVIDEVVVCDTIPLSKKIELLPNVRTLTLAGMLAEAIRRISNEESISAMFEH, translated from the coding sequence ATGCCAGATATGAAACTTTTTTCAGGAAACTCTATTCCGAAACTAGCAAAATATATTGCTAATCGATTATATATTAACTTAGGAAATGCGTCTGTAGGTCGATTTAGTGATGGTGAAATAAGTGTACAAATTAATGAAAATGTAAGAGGTGGTGATGTTTTTATAATTCAATCTACTTGTTCACCAACTAATGATAATATAATGGAACTCGTAGTTATGGTAGATGCCTTAAGACGAGCTTCTGCTGGTAGAATTACTGCAGTCATACCATACTTTGGATATGCTCGTCAAGACCGCCGTGTAAGATCAGCAAGAGTTCCTATAACAGCAAAAGTCGTAGCTGATTTTTTATCTAGTATTGGAGTCGATCGTGTATTAACAGTAGATTTACACGCGGAACAAATACAAGGTTTTTTTGATGTACCTGTAGATAATGTTTTTGGTAGTTTAATTTTATTAGAAGATATGTTACAAAGAGAGTTAAAAAATCCTATTGTTGTTTCTCCCGATATAGGTGGAGTAGTTCGAGCAAGAGCAATTGCCAAATTACTTTATGATACTGATATGGCAATTATTGATAAAAGAAGACCTCATGCTAATGTATCTCAAATTATGCATATTATTGGAGATGTTGCAAATCGCGATTGTATTTTAGTAGATGATATGATAGATACAGGAGGTACTCTATGTAAAGCAGCAGAAGCTCTGAAAGAAAGAGGTGCTAAAAGGGTATTTGCATATGCTACTCATCCTATTTTTTCTGGTGATGCTGCAGTAAATTTAAAAAACTCTGTTATTGATGAAGTAGTAGTATGTGATACAATTCCATTATCAAAAAAAATTGAATTACTTCCAAATGTACGAACATTAACTTTAGCAGGAATGCTAGCAGAAGCTATTAGAAGAATTAGTAACGAAGAATCTATTTCTGCTATGTTTGAACATTAA
- the ispE gene encoding 4-(cytidine 5'-diphospho)-2-C-methyl-D-erythritol kinase — protein MFTSQNYIILNDFIVILITTNITIFLHYSMKIKTIYTWWPSPAKINLFLYVTGIRPNRYHNIQTLFQFLNYGDKLKIIPNNTGNIQLFTKNKHLLNKKNSIITAAKLLKKKGLLHKRLCNSLHGAQIFLKKNIPIGSGLGGGSSNAATTLIVLNKLWNTQFTLQELSSFSLEIGSDIPGFIMGKTAIIEGIGDILYPIKQKEKWYVIIYPNITISTKKMFSNLCFIKYTSKKSIQELLTLPFSNVFEEIAKNKFIKINQLISILSSYAPFRMTGTGSCIFSEFNDKKSAQKIFQLIPKNTKSFITKSVNISPLHKIFN, from the coding sequence ATGTTTACATCACAAAATTATATCATTTTAAATGATTTCATTGTAATTTTAATTACAACTAATATCACAATCTTTTTACATTACTCAATGAAAATTAAAACAATCTATACATGGTGGCCATCACCTGCAAAAATTAATTTATTTTTATATGTAACAGGTATACGTCCAAATCGGTATCATAATATACAAACATTATTTCAATTTTTAAATTATGGTGATAAATTAAAAATTATTCCTAATAATACAGGTAATATTCAATTATTTACTAAAAATAAACATCTCTTAAATAAAAAAAATAGTATTATTACTGCTGCTAAATTATTAAAAAAAAAAGGATTACTTCATAAAAGATTATGTAATTCTTTACATGGAGCGCAAATATTTTTAAAAAAAAATATACCTATAGGAAGTGGATTAGGAGGCGGTTCATCTAATGCAGCAACTACATTAATTGTTTTAAATAAATTATGGAATACACAATTTACTTTACAAGAACTATCTTCATTTAGTCTAGAAATAGGATCAGATATACCTGGTTTTATTATGGGAAAAACAGCAATTATTGAAGGAATAGGAGATATATTATATCCTATTAAACAAAAAGAAAAATGGTATGTAATTATATATCCTAATATTACTATTTCAACAAAAAAAATGTTTTCCAATCTTTGTTTTATCAAATATACTTCTAAAAAATCTATTCAAGAATTATTGACTTTACCTTTTAGTAATGTTTTTGAAGAAATAGCAAAAAACAAATTTATTAAAATAAACCAATTAATTTCAATATTATCTTCATATGCTCCATTTCGAATGACAGGTACAGGTTCGTGTATATTTTCTGAATTTAATGACAAAAAATCTGCACAAAAAATATTTCAACTAATACCAAAAAATACAAAAAGTTTTATAACAAAAAGTGTTAATATTTCACCATTACACAAAATTTTTAATTAA
- the prfA gene encoding peptide chain release factor 1: protein MNNSILNKLKSLHNRYQELECMLTQKDIITNREYFKSLSKEYLKLSKIITIFIQWETLNKDIKNIEFLLNDLEMHEIAKEELYLLNQKQKKLEKEISTSLLPKDPNDQHSCFIEIRSATGGDESAIFAGELFRMYFRYAELCLWKVEVMYTSESDKGGFKEIILKIKGKGACGRLKFESGGHRVQRVPETESQGRIHTSTCTVAVMPVIPKAEKEEINSADLKIDTFRSSGAGGQHVNTTDSAIRITHIPTGQVVECQDERSQHKNKAKALSILSARIYAAKLEKTHQENSSIRKILLGSGDRSDRNRTYNFPQNRITDHRINLTIYKLDEVLQGKLDFLIDPISQEYQADMLSSLSQSKI, encoded by the coding sequence ATGAATAATTCTATTTTAAATAAATTAAAATCTTTACATAATCGTTATCAAGAACTGGAATGTATGCTTACTCAGAAAGATATTATTACAAATAGAGAATATTTTAAAAGTTTGTCTAAAGAATATTTAAAGTTATCTAAGATAATAACAATTTTTATTCAATGGGAAACATTAAATAAAGATATTAAAAATATTGAGTTTTTATTAAATGATCTAGAAATGCACGAGATAGCTAAAGAAGAATTATATTTATTAAATCAAAAACAAAAAAAATTAGAAAAAGAAATTAGTACTTCATTATTGCCTAAAGATCCTAATGATCAACATAGTTGTTTTATTGAAATTAGATCAGCAACTGGTGGCGATGAATCTGCAATTTTTGCTGGTGAGTTATTTAGAATGTATTTTCGATATGCTGAACTTTGTTTATGGAAAGTAGAAGTTATGTATACTAGCGAAAGTGATAAAGGAGGATTTAAAGAAATTATTTTAAAAATTAAAGGAAAAGGTGCATGTGGACGTTTAAAATTTGAATCAGGTGGTCATCGTGTACAAAGAGTACCAGAAACCGAATCACAAGGAAGAATACATACTTCTACTTGTACTGTAGCTGTTATGCCTGTTATTCCTAAAGCTGAAAAAGAAGAAATTAACTCTGCTGATTTAAAAATTGATACTTTTCGATCTTCAGGAGCTGGAGGCCAACATGTAAATACAACTGATTCTGCTATTAGAATTACGCATATTCCTACTGGACAAGTAGTAGAATGTCAAGATGAGCGTTCACAACATAAAAATAAAGCTAAAGCATTATCTATTTTATCTGCACGTATTTATGCAGCAAAATTAGAAAAAACTCATCAAGAAAATTCTTCTATAAGAAAAATATTATTAGGTAGTGGAGATAGATCAGATCGAAATAGAACATATAATTTTCCTCAAAATAGAATTACAGATCATAGAATTAATTTAACAATCTATAAATTAGATGAAGTCCTACAAGGAAAATTAGATTTTCTTATTGATCCAATAAGTCAAGAATATCAAGCAGATATGTTATCTTCTTTATCTCAATCAAAAATATGA
- the prmC gene encoding peptide chain release factor N(5)-glutamine methyltransferase codes for MNIQNWIKYCIKKLCYSDNPQYEAKLLLSYVTKYTYSFIMQADNISLTKKQYKSLNHIIYRRSLGEPIAYIMKEKEFWSLSLRVSYDTLIPRPDTEILVEQALSKIHNNSALILDLGTGCGAIALALASICPNWKIIGVDKSEKALKIARINALKFKFKNVSFHFSDWFSNINQKFNIIISNPPYISVKEMQLLKQDIFFEPLNALIADKNGLSEIKKIIKRSTNYLFFGGWLLIEHGWKQKLAVQHLFEKYDFCEIQSYQDYGGNDRVTIGKYNK; via the coding sequence ATGAATATTCAAAATTGGATTAAATATTGTATTAAAAAATTATGTTATTCTGATAATCCTCAATATGAAGCCAAATTATTACTATCGTACGTGACTAAGTATACTTATAGTTTTATTATGCAAGCAGATAATATTTCATTAACAAAAAAACAATATAAAAGTTTAAATCATATTATTTATCGTAGATCGTTAGGAGAACCTATAGCTTATATAATGAAAGAAAAAGAATTTTGGTCTTTGTCTTTACGTGTGTCATATGATACTCTTATTCCAAGACCGGATACAGAAATTTTAGTAGAACAAGCATTATCTAAAATTCATAATAATTCTGCTCTAATTCTTGATTTAGGTACTGGATGCGGAGCAATTGCTTTAGCTTTAGCAAGTATTTGTCCTAATTGGAAAATTATCGGTGTTGATAAATCAGAAAAAGCTCTTAAAATAGCTCGTATTAATGCATTAAAATTCAAGTTTAAAAATGTTTCTTTTCATTTTAGCGATTGGTTTTCAAATATTAATCAAAAATTTAATATTATTATAAGTAATCCACCATATATTAGTGTTAAAGAAATGCAACTTTTAAAACAAGATATTTTTTTTGAACCTTTGAATGCTTTAATAGCTGATAAAAATGGTTTATCTGAAATTAAAAAAATTATCAAAAGATCAACAAATTATTTATTTTTTGGTGGTTGGTTATTAATTGAGCATGGATGGAAACAAAAATTAGCAGTACAGCATTTATTTGAAAAATATGATTTTTGTGAAATACAGTCTTATCAAGATTATGGAGGGAATGATCGTGTAACTATAGGAAAATATAATAAATAA
- the sirB1 gene encoding invasion regulator SirB1 gives MKSFSNINFSKLSLFDSIIAASQAIREDFPANCVLSELKSRIKEAKSYVSSENEPNKQLKKLLELFYMHWNFGGASGIYKLSDVIWIDNVLKTRQGTAVSLGIILLHIAQELKLPLNPVVFPTQLILRADWINEKKWLINPFNGDILDTHTLEVWLKGNISPTAELYENDLYKSESIAVIRKMLDILKSALMEEKKMELALNVTNLLLHIDPNDPYEIRDRGLIYAHLECNHVALTDLIYFVEHCPEDPVSEIIKIQIHSIEQKKIILH, from the coding sequence ATGAAATCTTTTTCTAATATTAATTTTTCTAAATTATCACTTTTTGATTCTATTATTGCTGCTTCTCAAGCGATTCGAGAAGATTTTCCTGCTAATTGTGTTTTATCTGAATTAAAAAGTAGAATAAAAGAAGCTAAATCTTATGTATCGTCAGAAAATGAACCAAATAAACAATTAAAAAAATTGTTAGAATTATTTTATATGCATTGGAATTTTGGTGGTGCAAGTGGTATTTATAAACTTTCAGATGTAATATGGATTGACAATGTATTAAAAACACGTCAAGGAACAGCAGTATCTCTTGGAATTATTTTATTACATATTGCTCAAGAATTAAAATTACCATTAAATCCTGTTGTATTTCCTACTCAACTAATTTTAAGAGCAGATTGGATTAATGAGAAAAAATGGCTTATTAATCCCTTTAATGGGGATATTTTAGATACACATACATTAGAAGTTTGGTTAAAAGGCAATATTAGTCCAACAGCAGAATTATATGAAAATGATTTATATAAATCTGAATCGATTGCTGTTATTCGTAAAATGCTAGATATATTAAAATCTGCATTAATGGAAGAAAAAAAAATGGAATTAGCATTAAACGTCACTAACTTATTGTTGCATATTGATCCTAATGATCCATATGAAATTCGTGATCGTGGACTAATATATGCACATTTAGAATGTAATCATGTAGCATTAACAGATTTAATATATTTTGTAGAACATTGTCCTGAAGATCCTGTCAGCGAAATTATTAAAATTCAAATACATTCTATTGAACAAAAAAAAATTATATTACATTAA
- the nadE gene encoding ammonia-dependent NAD(+) synthetase — protein sequence MMLQKKIIKLMGVKPKIIPKIEIQNCVNFLKTYLLHNITLKSLIVGISGGQDSTLTGKLCQMTIQQLRDETKNMNYKFIALRMPYGIQCDEQDCQDAINFIKPDQIFNINIKPAILRSEKSLRKSGIIISDYVRGNEKARERMKIQYSVAAMNQGLVVGTGNAAEHLTGFFTKFGDGGTDINPIYKLNKRQGRLLLRELNSPKHLYLKKPMADLEDNHPQQDDESVLGITYNVIDAYLEGKKIDIKQQKKIEVIYFKTLHKRFLPVVQ from the coding sequence ATAATGCTACAAAAAAAAATTATAAAATTAATGGGAGTTAAACCAAAAATTATCCCAAAAATAGAAATTCAAAATTGTGTTAATTTTTTAAAAACATATTTATTGCATAACATTACTTTAAAATCTTTAATTGTTGGTATTAGTGGAGGACAAGATTCTACATTAACAGGAAAATTATGCCAAATGACTATACAACAGTTAAGAGATGAAACAAAAAATATGAATTATAAATTTATTGCATTAAGAATGCCGTATGGAATTCAATGTGATGAACAAGATTGTCAAGATGCTATAAATTTTATAAAACCAGATCAAATTTTTAATATTAACATTAAACCAGCAATTTTAAGAAGTGAAAAATCTTTACGAAAATCAGGCATTATTATTTCAGATTATGTTAGAGGTAATGAAAAAGCTCGCGAAAGAATGAAAATACAATATAGCGTTGCTGCTATGAATCAAGGTCTTGTAGTTGGAACAGGCAATGCAGCAGAACATCTAACTGGATTTTTTACAAAATTTGGAGATGGTGGAACCGATATTAATCCTATTTATAAGTTGAATAAACGACAAGGTCGTTTATTATTACGAGAATTAAATTCTCCTAAACATTTATATTTAAAAAAACCTATGGCTGATTTAGAAGATAATCACCCACAACAAGATGATGAATCTGTTTTAGGTATTACATATAATGTCATTGATGCTTACTTAGAAGGAAAAAAAATAGATATTAAACAACAAAAAAAAATAGAAGTAATATATTTTAAAACATTACATAAACGTTTTTTACCAGTAGTACAATAA